Below is a window of Planctomycetes bacterium MalM25 DNA.
CAAGTGGAGCGAGCTCGATCCTTCTTGGCCGGACGAGCCGATCAAGCTGTACGGCCCCGGGACCGATTCGGGCACCTTCGAGTACTTCACCGAGGAGATCGTCGGCGAGGCCAAGAAGTGCCGCGCGGACTTCTCGGCGAGCGAGGACGACAACGTCCTGGTGACCGGCATCAGCGAGGACAAGTACTCGCTGGGCTACTTCGGCTTCGCCTACTACGCCGAGAACATGGACCGCCTAAAAGTGCTGGGCGTGGTGAACGGGGAAGGCGACCCGGTCGTCCCCTCGGTCGAGACCATTCGGGCCAACACCTACGCGCCGCTCTCGCGCCCGCTGTTCATCTACGTCCGCAACGACCTGTTCGAGCGTCCCACCGGCCAAGCGTTCGTGGACTTCTACCTGAAGAACACGGGCAAGCTGGCCGGCGAGGTGGGCTACGTCGCGGTCTCGGACGACGTGGCCGCCGAGAACCAGTCGAAGTACGACGCGCTCGCCAAGTAACCCGAAGACACCGACGAACTGACCCCGCAAGCATGGCGACCCCCCCCGCCACCCCCGCCCCTCCGCAGCCGAGCCTCACCGCTCGGGGACGCTCGGCGCAGCGCTCCCTGGAAGGTGCGATCCGGTTCTTCTTGATGGCGTGCGCCGCGGTCTCGGTGCTCACCACGGTGGGCATCGTGGTCGTGCTTCTGGTCGAGTCGTTGCAGTTCTTCCAGAAGGTCTCGCTGGTCGAGTTCCTCACGGAGACCCGCTGGACGCCGCTCATCAAGCCGCAGCACTTCGGCATCCTGCCGCTGTTCTGCGGGACGCTGCTGGTCACCGGCGGGGCGATCCTGATCGCCGCCCCGCTCGGGCTGGGAGCCGCCATCTACCTGAGCGAGTACGCCCCCAACGCGGTGCGTGAGGTCGTCAAGCCGATGCTCGAGGTGCTGGCGGGCATCCCGTCGGTCGTTTACGGCGTGATCGCGGTGATGACCGTCTCGCCGATCATCCGCTCGGTCTTCCATTCGCAGAGCATCTTCAACGCCCTGGCCGCGAGCATCGTGGTGGGCTTTATGATCTTGCCGACGATTATCTCGCTGAGCGAGGACGTGCTGCGGAGCGTGCCGCGCGACCTGCGTTCGGCGGCCTACGCGCTGGGGGCGACCAAGTACGACGTCACCGTGAAGGTGGTGTTCCCCGCGGCGTTGTCGGGCATCATCGCCTCGTGCCTGCTGGCGATCTCCCGCGCCGTGGGCGAGACGATGGCGGTCACCCTGGCGGCGGGCGCCACCCCCAACATGACGCTCAACCCGCTCGAGAGCGTGCAGACGATGACCGCCTACATTGTGCAGGTCAGCAAGGGCGACACCCCCGCCGGATCGGTCGAGTACCAGACGATCTTCGCCGTCGGGCTGGCGCTGTTCATCAGCACGATGGTGCTCAACCTGCTCGCGCAGTGGATCCTCAGCCGCATG
It encodes the following:
- the pstS gene encoding Phosphate-binding protein PstS precursor — its product is MKSGVWLSPLPFTAFSCLLATALLVGCGPKAESIKIDGSSTVFPISEAVAESYRDAAPKVRVTVGLSGTGGGMKKFTAGEIDICDASRGIKESEIASLDQAKVGYTEFSVAFDGIAIVVNPANDWVDNLTVDQLASIWRPEDPVNKWSELDPSWPDEPIKLYGPGTDSGTFEYFTEEIVGEAKKCRADFSASEDDNVLVTGISEDKYSLGYFGFAYYAENMDRLKVLGVVNGEGDPVVPSVETIRANTYAPLSRPLFIYVRNDLFERPTGQAFVDFYLKNTGKLAGEVGYVAVSDDVAAENQSKYDALAK
- the pstC gene encoding Phosphate transport system permease protein PstC, coding for MATPPATPAPPQPSLTARGRSAQRSLEGAIRFFLMACAAVSVLTTVGIVVVLLVESLQFFQKVSLVEFLTETRWTPLIKPQHFGILPLFCGTLLVTGGAILIAAPLGLGAAIYLSEYAPNAVREVVKPMLEVLAGIPSVVYGVIAVMTVSPIIRSVFHSQSIFNALAASIVVGFMILPTIISLSEDVLRSVPRDLRSAAYALGATKYDVTVKVVFPAALSGIIASCLLAISRAVGETMAVTLAAGATPNMTLNPLESVQTMTAYIVQVSKGDTPAGSVEYQTIFAVGLALFISTMVLNLLAQWILSRMREKYE